Proteins from a genomic interval of Polaribacter sejongensis:
- a CDS encoding DEAD/DEAH box helicase, whose product MSTFLELGLKEPINRALTDLGYEKPTVIQEKAIPQIISSTDDLKAFAQTGTGKTAAFSLPILELLDTSSKNVQAIILSPTRELAVQIGNNIKDFCKYLPDVKVATVYGGSSMEDQIRSLKRGAQIVVGTPGRTVDLINRRALKLGNVQWLVLDEADEMLNMGFKDELDKVLEATPETKQTLLFSATFPREVEAIAKNYMTKPVEITSGEKNAGSDNVSHEFYAVTERTRYPALKRIADLNPDIYAIIFCRTRRETQEVADNLIKDGYSADALHGDLSQAQRDSVMGKFRKKTIQILVATDVAARGLDVTELTHVINHKLPDQIENYTHRSGRTGRAGNKGISIVLVNGKEKGKLRQIERIIKKKFLEGKVPSGKEIVQNQLMNLIDKVQNTEVNESEMEEFLPSIYKKLESLDREELIKKFVSLEFNTMLKYYENSKDLNDLSSRDNSRARMENENMTRFFINIGRKDNLNPGKLIGLINDQNIGDKIEIGSIDILDTFSFFELDKNFEDQTLEAFASNQPDFDGRSVNIEITKKERSGGGRRGGKKPFGKKEGGGFGRRRGSEGSSRGDSSSRGRSDRRSSDRPDRSDRSSGSGSGERRSSGGFGRKRRES is encoded by the coding sequence ATGTCAACATTTTTAGAATTAGGTTTAAAAGAACCGATTAACAGAGCATTGACGGATTTAGGTTACGAAAAACCTACCGTAATTCAGGAAAAAGCAATTCCACAAATTATTTCATCTACAGACGATTTAAAAGCATTTGCACAAACAGGTACAGGTAAAACTGCTGCTTTTAGTTTGCCAATATTAGAGCTTTTAGATACAAGCAGTAAAAACGTACAAGCAATTATTTTATCACCAACAAGAGAACTTGCAGTTCAGATTGGTAATAATATTAAAGACTTTTGTAAATATTTACCAGATGTTAAAGTAGCTACCGTATATGGTGGTTCTAGTATGGAAGATCAAATTAGATCTTTAAAAAGAGGTGCACAAATAGTAGTTGGAACTCCAGGTAGAACTGTAGATTTAATTAATAGAAGAGCTTTAAAATTAGGAAACGTTCAATGGTTAGTCTTAGACGAAGCTGATGAAATGTTAAACATGGGTTTTAAAGACGAATTAGATAAAGTTTTAGAAGCTACTCCAGAAACAAAACAAACGTTATTGTTTTCTGCAACTTTTCCAAGAGAAGTAGAAGCAATTGCGAAAAACTACATGACTAAGCCAGTAGAAATTACTTCTGGTGAAAAGAACGCAGGTTCAGACAATGTAAGTCACGAGTTTTATGCAGTTACTGAAAGAACTCGTTACCCTGCTTTAAAAAGAATTGCAGATTTAAACCCTGATATTTATGCAATTATCTTTTGTAGAACTCGTAGAGAAACACAAGAGGTTGCAGACAATTTAATAAAAGATGGTTACAGTGCAGATGCTTTACACGGAGATTTATCTCAAGCGCAAAGAGATTCTGTAATGGGTAAATTCCGTAAGAAAACAATTCAAATATTAGTAGCTACAGATGTTGCTGCTCGTGGATTGGATGTAACGGAATTAACACACGTAATAAATCATAAATTACCAGACCAGATAGAAAACTACACACACAGAAGTGGTAGAACTGGTAGAGCTGGTAATAAAGGTATTTCTATTGTTTTAGTTAACGGTAAAGAAAAAGGGAAATTACGCCAGATTGAAAGAATCATTAAGAAGAAATTCTTAGAAGGTAAAGTTCCATCTGGAAAAGAAATTGTTCAGAATCAATTAATGAATTTAATTGATAAAGTTCAAAATACGGAAGTAAATGAATCTGAAATGGAGGAATTTTTACCAAGTATTTATAAAAAACTAGAATCTTTAGATAGAGAAGAGTTAATCAAGAAATTTGTTTCTTTAGAATTTAATACGATGTTAAAGTATTATGAAAACTCTAAAGATTTAAATGATTTATCTTCTAGAGATAACTCTAGAGCTAGAATGGAGAATGAAAACATGACCCGTTTCTTTATCAATATTGGTAGAAAAGACAACTTAAACCCAGGTAAATTAATTGGTTTAATTAATGACCAAAACATTGGAGATAAGATTGAAATTGGTTCTATAGATATTTTAGACACTTTCTCTTTCTTTGAACTTGATAAAAATTTCGAAGACCAAACATTAGAAGCTTTTGCTAGCAATCAACCAGATTTTGACGGACGCTCTGTAAATATAGAGATTACTAAGAAAGAACGTTCTGGTGGTGGACGAAGAGGTGGTAAAAAACCTTTCGGTAAAAAAGAAGGAGGCGGTTTTGGAAGACGTAGAGGTTCTGAAGGTTCATCTAGAGGAGATTCTTCTAGTAGAGGAAGATCTGACAGACGTTCTTCTGATAGACCAGACAGATCAGATAGAAGTTCTGGAAGTGGTTCTGGAGAAAGAAGATCTTCTGGCGGTTTTGGAAGAAAACGTAGAGAAAGTTAA
- a CDS encoding 3-hydroxybutyryl-CoA dehydrogenase yields the protein MKNIAIIGAGTMGNGIAHTFAQFNYNVSLIDISEASLEKGMNTIAKNLDRMVAKEKISEADKTQTLKNISTFTSIKDVVKNADLVVEAATENAVLKAKIFKELDETCSENTILATNTSSISITQIAAATNRADKVIGMHFMNPVPIMKLVEIIRGYNTSNDVMETIVSLSKKISKTPVEVNDYPGFVANRILMPMINESIETLYNNVAGVEEIDTVMKLGMAHPMGPLQLADFIGLDVCLSIMNVLYDGFKNPKYAPCPLLVNMVMAGKLGVKSGEGFYDYSESRKAEKVAKMFS from the coding sequence ATGAAAAACATAGCTATTATTGGAGCTGGAACCATGGGAAATGGAATTGCTCACACCTTTGCTCAGTTTAATTATAACGTAAGTTTAATAGACATTTCTGAAGCTTCTTTAGAGAAAGGAATGAATACCATTGCTAAAAATTTAGATAGAATGGTGGCCAAAGAAAAAATTTCTGAAGCCGATAAAACTCAAACATTAAAAAATATTAGCACTTTTACATCTATTAAAGACGTAGTTAAAAATGCAGATTTAGTAGTGGAAGCTGCTACTGAAAATGCTGTTTTAAAAGCAAAAATTTTTAAAGAATTAGATGAAACCTGTAGTGAAAACACCATTTTAGCAACCAATACTTCTTCTATTTCCATAACGCAAATTGCAGCAGCAACTAACAGGGCTGATAAGGTTATTGGAATGCATTTTATGAATCCGGTGCCGATTATGAAATTGGTGGAAATTATTAGGGGTTACAATACTTCTAATGACGTGATGGAAACCATTGTTTCGCTTTCTAAAAAGATTAGTAAAACTCCGGTGGAAGTAAATGATTACCCTGGTTTTGTGGCAAACAGAATTTTAATGCCAATGATTAACGAATCTATTGAAACGTTATATAATAATGTTGCCGGAGTAGAAGAAATTGACACGGTAATGAAACTTGGTATGGCGCACCCAATGGGACCTTTACAATTGGCAGATTTTATTGGTTTAGATGTTTGTTTGTCTATTATGAATGTTTTATACGATGGTTTTAAAAACCCTAAATACGCTCCTTGTCCGTTATTAGTAAACATGGTAATGGCAGGTAAATTAGGTGTAAAATCTGGTGAAGGTTTTTATGATTATTCAGAAAGCAGAAAGGCAGAAAAAGTTGCTAAAATGTTTTCATAA
- a CDS encoding acyloxyacyl hydrolase, which yields MHKKYYLFFLFFILIYAVKAQENKKGILNIKKVGVLYNTVNAKNFIFEDEDYKYTSKTLKLQAFYNLGKWRSFDFELIVQPQIQVIKHQLLNSYFVLPSEENFEDKIIEFTTPKTMHLYAFELGFVIKREIVKNLDFQFTAGLGVATIDTRTERLAKGFTFLENASLGFSYKTTKKTALYIGSNIGHISNLDFQSPNNGYTFLGFEVGVSYVLD from the coding sequence ATGCACAAAAAGTACTATCTATTTTTCTTATTCTTTATACTGATATACGCTGTAAAAGCACAAGAAAATAAAAAAGGAATTCTAAACATTAAAAAGGTAGGGGTTTTATATAATACTGTAAATGCTAAAAACTTTATATTTGAAGATGAAGATTATAAATACACTTCAAAGACCTTAAAGTTACAAGCTTTTTACAACTTAGGAAAATGGAGGTCTTTTGATTTTGAATTGATTGTTCAACCGCAAATACAGGTTATAAAACATCAATTATTAAACTCCTATTTCGTATTACCTTCAGAAGAAAATTTTGAGGATAAAATAATTGAATTTACAACGCCTAAAACAATGCATTTATATGCATTTGAATTGGGCTTTGTGATAAAGAGAGAGATTGTTAAAAACTTAGATTTTCAGTTTACAGCAGGTCTAGGCGTAGCAACTATAGACACCAGAACAGAACGTTTGGCAAAAGGTTTTACATTTTTAGAAAATGCTTCTCTAGGATTCTCTTATAAAACTACTAAAAAAACAGCTTTATATATTGGAAGTAATATAGGACACATTTCTAACCTTGATTTTCAGTCTCCAAATAATGGATATACTTTTTTAGGGTTTGAAGTTGGTGTTTCTTATGTGCTAGATTAA
- a CDS encoding KdsC family phosphatase, protein MEISYKQLLPQINTLIFDVDGVLTNGMVTIMPDGELVRHMNIKDGYALKTAVDKGLNVCIISGGKNEGVRTRLANLGIKDIYLGAHDKIKQYNELVEKYNLKPENVLYMGDDIPDYPVMKLVGMPCCPNDAAPEIQAVSKYISYKKGGEGCVRDVIEQILRVQGKWENNFNAKYD, encoded by the coding sequence ATGGAAATTAGTTACAAACAATTATTACCACAAATAAATACTTTAATTTTTGATGTAGACGGTGTACTTACCAACGGTATGGTTACAATTATGCCCGATGGAGAATTAGTAAGACACATGAATATTAAAGATGGTTATGCTTTAAAAACAGCAGTAGATAAAGGCTTAAATGTTTGTATTATTTCTGGAGGAAAAAACGAAGGAGTTAGAACTCGTTTAGCCAACTTAGGTATAAAAGACATCTATTTAGGCGCTCACGATAAAATTAAGCAATACAACGAATTGGTAGAAAAGTACAATTTAAAACCAGAAAATGTGTTGTATATGGGAGACGATATTCCTGATTATCCTGTAATGAAATTAGTTGGAATGCCTTGTTGCCCAAATGATGCAGCACCAGAAATACAAGCTGTTTCTAAATATATTTCTTACAAAAAAGGTGGCGAAGGTTGCGTAAGAGATGTTATTGAACAAATTTTACGTGTTCAAGGAAAATGGGAAAATAATTTTAATGCAAAATATGACTAA
- a CDS encoding Dps family protein, which translates to MNKSILGLDKKETANLVDELNGLLANFQIYYQNLRGLHWNIKGKNFFELHVKFEEFYTDSQVKIDEIAERILTLQGKPLHTFTDYINLATVPVGKNISNDVEGVELVVNSLSELLKNERTILESSDEANDEGTNSMMSDFIAEQEKTIWMLNSWLGK; encoded by the coding sequence ATGAACAAGTCAATATTAGGATTAGATAAAAAAGAAACTGCAAATTTAGTAGATGAATTAAACGGTTTGTTAGCAAATTTTCAAATTTATTATCAGAATTTAAGAGGATTGCACTGGAATATAAAAGGTAAAAACTTCTTTGAATTACATGTAAAGTTTGAAGAGTTTTATACAGATTCTCAAGTAAAAATAGATGAGATTGCAGAACGTATTTTAACATTACAAGGTAAGCCATTACATACTTTTACAGATTATATAAACTTGGCAACAGTTCCTGTTGGAAAAAATATTTCTAATGATGTAGAAGGTGTAGAGTTGGTTGTTAACTCACTTTCAGAATTATTAAAAAACGAAAGAACGATACTAGAATCTTCAGATGAGGCAAATGACGAAGGTACAAACTCTATGATGAGTGATTTTATTGCAGAGCAAGAAAAAACTATCTGGATGTTGAATTCTTGGTTGGGTAAATAA
- a CDS encoding DUF2147 domain-containing protein, with translation MKKSLFTFVLLIISFSMSSQTIFGKWNSKNDETGKVDSVVEIYEKDGKAFAKIIDIKNPDRKTAVCSLCEGENKDKPILGLNILSGLEKDGDEWSGGTILDPRNGKVYKSYVELVKPNKLKVRGYIGLSLFGKTTYWERAI, from the coding sequence ATGAAAAAATCGCTTTTTACATTCGTACTATTAATTATTTCTTTTTCTATGAGTTCACAAACCATTTTTGGAAAATGGAATTCTAAAAATGATGAAACAGGTAAAGTTGACTCTGTTGTAGAAATCTATGAAAAAGACGGAAAAGCCTTTGCGAAAATAATAGACATAAAAAATCCTGACAGAAAAACTGCTGTTTGTAGTTTATGTGAAGGAGAAAATAAAGACAAGCCTATTTTAGGTTTAAATATTTTATCTGGTTTAGAAAAAGATGGTGACGAATGGTCTGGAGGTACTATTTTAGATCCAAGGAACGGTAAAGTATACAAAAGTTATGTTGAATTAGTTAAACCAAATAAATTGAAAGTTCGTGGATATATTGGCCTTTCATTATTCGGTAAAACTACTTACTGGGAAAGAGCTATATAA
- a CDS encoding protein-L-isoaspartate(D-aspartate) O-methyltransferase: MKDTSKHQGLRNQLAKVLNAKGIIDKNVLNAVRKIPRHLFIDSSFESHAYQDKAFPIAAEQTISMPYTVAFQSQTLQVEPGEKVLEIGTGSGYQTAVLLELKAEVYSIERQRELFKKTSLFLPKLGYNPKRFIFGDGYIGLKVEAPFDKIIVTAGAPFVPKPLLSQLKVGGRLLIPVGDQTQIMTLFIRKSATEFEKHELGDFAFVPMLEEKN, encoded by the coding sequence TTGAAAGATACTTCTAAACACCAAGGCCTTAGAAACCAACTTGCTAAAGTACTAAACGCAAAAGGGATTATTGATAAAAATGTATTGAATGCAGTACGTAAAATTCCACGTCATCTATTTATTGATAGTAGTTTTGAGTCTCATGCGTATCAAGACAAAGCTTTTCCTATTGCAGCAGAGCAAACTATTTCTATGCCTTATACAGTGGCTTTTCAATCGCAAACATTACAAGTAGAACCGGGTGAAAAAGTGTTAGAAATCGGTACTGGTTCAGGGTACCAAACCGCTGTTTTATTAGAGTTAAAAGCAGAAGTATATTCTATAGAAAGACAACGTGAATTATTTAAGAAAACGTCTTTGTTTTTGCCTAAGTTAGGATATAATCCAAAACGATTTATTTTTGGAGATGGATATATTGGCTTAAAAGTAGAAGCGCCATTCGATAAAATTATAGTGACTGCAGGTGCTCCTTTTGTACCAAAGCCTTTATTGTCTCAATTAAAAGTGGGAGGTAGGTTATTGATTCCAGTTGGAGACCAAACACAAATAATGACTTTGTTTATTAGAAAATCTGCCACAGAATTCGAAAAACACGAGTTAGGAGATTTTGCTTTTGTACCAATGTTAGAAGAGAAAAACTAA
- a CDS encoding hydrogen peroxide-inducible genes activator: MTITQLKYVLSVAEYQNFTVAAEHSFVTQPTLSMQIQKLEDELGVKIFNRSKKPIELTEVGKKIVEQAKVIVDESNRILDIVHQQKGYIGGEFKLGIIPTIMPTLLPMFLQNFTKKYPKVKLIIEELTTEEIIRKLTDGHIDAGLAATPLENEAIKERPLYYEPFVGLIPQNHRLSKNKTITAEELEMEDILLLEDGHCFKDSIINLCSTRKVDNKKGFQLESGSFDTLIKLSKEGLGMTLLPYLHTLDLNDEDKSHLREFTTPPPAREVSLIYHKSQLKMQLIEALKKTIDGVVRGAISFSDVKIISPLQKK; the protein is encoded by the coding sequence ATGACTATTACCCAATTAAAATATGTTTTATCTGTTGCAGAATACCAAAATTTCACGGTCGCCGCAGAGCACAGCTTTGTAACACAACCAACGCTGAGTATGCAAATTCAAAAATTGGAGGACGAATTAGGTGTTAAGATATTTAATAGATCTAAGAAACCAATTGAGCTAACTGAAGTTGGTAAAAAAATCGTAGAACAGGCAAAAGTAATTGTAGATGAAAGCAATAGAATTTTAGATATTGTTCATCAACAAAAAGGATATATAGGAGGCGAATTTAAATTAGGAATTATTCCTACAATCATGCCTACACTATTGCCAATGTTTTTACAAAACTTCACTAAAAAGTATCCGAAAGTAAAGTTGATTATTGAAGAATTAACTACGGAAGAAATCATAAGAAAATTAACTGATGGACACATCGATGCAGGTCTTGCTGCGACTCCGCTAGAAAATGAAGCGATAAAAGAAAGACCTTTATATTATGAGCCTTTTGTTGGGTTGATACCACAGAACCATAGATTATCTAAAAACAAAACCATTACTGCAGAAGAGTTAGAAATGGAAGATATCTTATTACTAGAAGACGGACATTGTTTTAAAGATAGCATCATTAATTTATGCAGCACTAGAAAAGTAGATAATAAAAAAGGATTCCAATTAGAAAGTGGAAGTTTTGACACTTTAATTAAACTATCTAAAGAAGGATTAGGAATGACATTGCTACCTTACCTACACACTTTAGACTTAAATGATGAAGATAAAAGTCATTTAAGAGAATTTACAACACCTCCTCCAGCGAGAGAAGTGAGTTTAATTTATCATAAATCTCAATTGAAAATGCAATTAATTGAAGCTCTAAAGAAAACAATAGATGGTGTTGTTAGAGGTGCCATTTCTTTTTCTGATGTAAAGATTATTAGTCCGTTACAGAAGAAATAA
- a CDS encoding ATP-binding cassette domain-containing protein yields MENIHFTIENKSLSAKSSLVENILKGTHSFPNLKNKKGLLFSNSILDIFIDEEAKHDTQILTSKENRSIRTLSSGEQKKALLNYLLQQKPDFLILDSPFESLDIASVSNLKEDLIALSSEIILIQLFNRKEEILPIITHVLEIENDEIIENVPIKKYNFKETNFEFKGEVPKPITFYKNIPNQLISLQNVNVEYDERSILKDINWTINKNEFWHLIGPNGSGKTTILSMIYGNNVKAFRQEVYLFGKKKGSGESVWEIKEKIGYFSPAILELFKRKISISQMVLSGFFDSVGLYQTPTTLQIKIADDWLELLNLKNKRNTSFQDLTTATQRLVLIARAMIKHPPLLILDEPLINLDNQGTAIVVALINKIVKESDTTILFVSHREVENLNPNFIYELTPSKNGSTGKIKENS; encoded by the coding sequence ATGGAGAACATCCATTTTACAATTGAAAATAAAAGTCTTTCCGCTAAAAGTTCTTTGGTAGAAAACATTTTAAAGGGGACACATAGTTTCCCTAATTTAAAAAACAAAAAAGGACTTTTATTTTCAAATTCTATTTTAGACATCTTTATAGACGAAGAAGCAAAGCACGACACGCAAATCTTAACAAGTAAAGAAAATAGAAGCATAAGAACCTTGTCTAGTGGTGAACAAAAAAAGGCTTTACTAAACTATTTACTGCAACAAAAACCAGACTTTCTTATTTTAGACAGTCCTTTTGAAAGTTTAGATATTGCTTCTGTTTCTAACTTAAAAGAAGATCTTATTGCATTATCTTCAGAAATTATTTTAATTCAGCTTTTTAATAGAAAAGAAGAGATTTTACCAATAATAACACACGTTTTAGAAATTGAGAATGATGAGATTATTGAGAATGTTCCTATAAAAAAATATAATTTTAAAGAAACTAACTTCGAGTTTAAGGGAGAAGTTCCTAAACCGATTACCTTTTACAAAAACATACCAAACCAACTTATATCCTTACAAAATGTAAATGTTGAATATGATGAAAGATCTATTTTAAAAGACATTAATTGGACCATCAATAAAAATGAATTTTGGCATTTAATTGGTCCTAATGGCTCTGGAAAAACCACCATTTTATCCATGATTTATGGAAATAATGTAAAAGCTTTTAGACAAGAAGTCTATTTATTTGGCAAGAAAAAAGGATCTGGAGAAAGTGTTTGGGAAATAAAAGAGAAAATAGGCTATTTTAGTCCTGCTATTTTAGAATTATTCAAAAGAAAAATTAGCATTTCACAAATGGTACTTTCTGGATTTTTTGATAGCGTAGGCTTATACCAAACTCCTACTACACTTCAAATTAAAATAGCAGATGATTGGCTTGAATTATTAAATTTAAAAAACAAAAGAAACACCTCTTTTCAAGATCTTACTACCGCAACTCAAAGATTGGTTTTAATAGCAAGAGCCATGATAAAGCATCCGCCATTATTAATTTTAGACGAACCATTAATCAACCTTGATAACCAAGGAACAGCTATTGTGGTTGCTTTAATTAATAAAATTGTAAAAGAAAGCGACACCACCATACTATTTGTATCTCATAGAGAAGTAGAAAACTTAAATCCTAACTTTATTTATGAACTAACACCTAGTAAAAATGGCTCCACAGGTAAAATAAAAGAAAATAGTTAG
- a CDS encoding ABC-F family ATP-binding cassette domain-containing protein: MLSVSNLSVQFGKRILFDDVNTKFQTGNCYGIIGANGAGKSTFLKIISGVQEPTSGQVHLEKGKRMSVLTQDHYAFDEFPVLETVVMGNKELFKIKKQIDDLYADYTDENAEKIGELQIIFEEMNGWNADSDAAAMLSNLGISEDLHYAEMKDLDGKQKVRVLIAQALFGNPDVLIMDEPTNDLDFETISWLENFIANFDNCVIVVSHDRHFLDAVCTHISDIDYSKINNYSGNYTFWYESSQLATRQRAQQNKKAEEKKKELEEFIRRFSANMAKSKQATSRKKMIEKLNVDEIKPSSRRYPAIIFDRDREAGDQILNVEGLSKNFEGDKLFDDVHINLNKGDKIAVISRNSRAVTAFYQIITDNEKADAGKFDWGVTTTQSYLPLDNSSFFQDGELNLVDWLRQYAQTEEEREEVFLRGFLGKMIFSGEEALKKSNVLSGGEKVRCMLSRMMMKRGNVLVLDEPTNHLDLESIQALNNSLINFKGTILFTTHDHEFAQTVANRVIELTPKGVIDRYSTFDDYLSDPKIKELRDKMYS, encoded by the coding sequence ATGTTATCAGTTTCTAATTTATCTGTTCAATTCGGAAAACGAATTTTGTTTGATGATGTTAATACTAAATTTCAAACAGGAAACTGTTATGGAATTATTGGCGCAAACGGAGCAGGAAAATCCACTTTCTTAAAAATTATTTCAGGTGTTCAAGAGCCAACTTCTGGGCAAGTTCATTTAGAAAAAGGTAAAAGAATGTCTGTGCTAACGCAAGATCATTATGCCTTTGATGAATTCCCAGTTTTAGAGACAGTGGTAATGGGGAACAAAGAGCTGTTTAAGATTAAAAAGCAAATTGATGATTTGTATGCAGATTATACAGATGAAAATGCAGAGAAGATTGGTGAGCTTCAAATAATTTTTGAAGAGATGAATGGTTGGAATGCAGATTCTGATGCTGCAGCAATGTTATCTAACTTAGGTATTTCTGAGGATTTGCATTATGCAGAAATGAAAGATTTAGATGGTAAACAAAAGGTACGTGTATTAATTGCACAAGCACTTTTTGGAAATCCAGATGTATTAATCATGGATGAACCTACCAACGATTTAGATTTTGAAACTATTTCTTGGTTAGAAAACTTTATTGCAAACTTTGACAACTGTGTAATTGTAGTTTCGCATGATAGACACTTTTTAGATGCAGTTTGTACACATATTTCTGATATCGATTATAGTAAAATAAACAACTATTCTGGTAATTATACATTTTGGTATGAGTCTAGCCAGTTAGCTACAAGACAAAGAGCACAACAAAATAAAAAGGCAGAAGAAAAGAAAAAGGAATTGGAAGAGTTTATCCGTCGTTTTTCTGCAAACATGGCTAAATCTAAACAAGCTACCTCTCGTAAAAAAATGATCGAGAAATTAAATGTAGATGAAATTAAACCATCTAGTAGACGTTATCCTGCTATTATTTTTGATAGAGATAGAGAAGCTGGAGATCAGATTTTAAATGTAGAAGGTTTATCTAAAAACTTTGAAGGAGATAAATTATTTGATGATGTACATATCAACTTAAATAAAGGTGATAAAATTGCGGTAATTTCTAGAAACTCTAGAGCTGTAACTGCTTTTTATCAAATTATTACTGATAATGAAAAGGCAGATGCTGGTAAATTTGATTGGGGAGTTACAACAACACAGTCATACTTACCGTTAGATAATTCTTCTTTTTTCCAAGACGGAGAATTAAATTTAGTAGATTGGTTAAGACAATATGCGCAAACAGAAGAAGAACGTGAAGAAGTTTTTTTAAGAGGTTTCTTAGGGAAAATGATTTTTTCTGGAGAAGAAGCTTTAAAGAAAAGTAACGTGCTTTCTGGAGGAGAAAAAGTACGTTGTATGCTTTCTAGAATGATGATGAAGAGAGGAAATGTGTTAGTTTTAGATGAGCCAACAAATCACTTAGATCTAGAATCGATACAAGCTTTAAATAATTCATTGATCAATTTTAAAGGAACGATCTTGTTTACAACACATGATCATGAGTTTGCACAAACAGTTGCGAATAGAGTTATTGAGTTAACGCCAAAAGGTGTAATTGATAGATATTCTACTTTTGATGATTATTTATCAGATCCAAAAATTAAAGAATTAAGAGATAAAATGTATTCTTAA
- a CDS encoding Gfo/Idh/MocA family oxidoreductase: MLKVGVLGAGHLGKIHLRLLQQSDKYNLIGFFDPSKENAASVAEEFGYTAFDSVEALIDAVEVVDIVTPTLSHFDCAKSAIEKGRHIFIEKPITKTVLEAEALKTLASQFHVLGQVGHVERFNPAFTAVKDQIENPMFIECHRLAEFNPRGTDVPVVLDLMIHDIDIILSVVKSTVKSVHASGVAVISETPDIANARIEFENGCVANLTASRISMKNMRKSRFFQKDAYISVNFLSKESEVVRMKDVPANPDEFAMILQNAEGVKKQIYFENPEVENNNAILDELESFAGSIKSNTSPVVSLRQGTEALKVAQMIIDCF; this comes from the coding sequence ATGCTTAAAGTAGGAGTATTAGGTGCTGGGCACTTAGGAAAAATTCATTTACGATTATTACAACAATCAGACAAATACAACTTAATAGGTTTTTTCGACCCTTCTAAGGAAAACGCAGCAAGTGTTGCAGAAGAATTTGGCTACACCGCTTTTGATTCTGTAGAAGCTTTAATAGATGCTGTGGAAGTTGTAGATATTGTAACACCTACTTTATCTCATTTTGATTGCGCTAAATCTGCTATCGAAAAAGGACGTCATATTTTTATTGAAAAACCCATTACAAAAACTGTTTTAGAAGCGGAAGCTTTAAAAACCTTGGCAAGTCAATTTCATGTCTTAGGACAAGTTGGACATGTAGAGCGTTTTAACCCAGCCTTTACAGCCGTAAAAGATCAAATTGAAAACCCAATGTTTATTGAATGCCATCGTTTGGCAGAATTTAACCCAAGAGGTACAGATGTGCCTGTAGTGTTAGATTTAATGATTCATGATATTGATATTATTCTTTCCGTTGTAAAATCTACCGTAAAAAGTGTACACGCGAGTGGTGTCGCTGTTATTTCTGAAACTCCAGATATTGCAAATGCAAGAATTGAATTCGAAAACGGATGTGTCGCTAATTTAACTGCAAGTAGAATTTCTATGAAAAACATGCGTAAATCTCGCTTTTTTCAAAAGGATGCCTATATTTCTGTTAACTTTTTAAGCAAGGAATCTGAAGTTGTTAGAATGAAAGATGTACCTGCAAACCCAGATGAATTTGCAATGATTTTACAAAATGCAGAAGGTGTTAAGAAACAGATTTATTTCGAGAATCCTGAAGTAGAAAATAACAATGCTATTTTAGATGAATTAGAATCTTTTGCTGGTTCAATAAAAAGCAATACATCTCCTGTAGTAAGTCTAAGACAAGGAACAGAAGCATTAAAAGTTGCACAAATGATTATTGATTGTTTTTAA